A window from Musa acuminata AAA Group cultivar baxijiao chromosome BXJ3-10, Cavendish_Baxijiao_AAA, whole genome shotgun sequence encodes these proteins:
- the LOC103999969 gene encoding PHD finger protein ALFIN-LIKE 6-like, producing the protein MDLNGRPITSWTIDMLFRDFLGRRAGLIKALTTDFIKFYEQCDPEKPYMCLYGYPNETWEVKEAPVVPHEFPEPSLGVNFAKDEMKLKDWIAHIAIHSDIWIYSYAFYIAARAGFDDKTRSRLFNMINSNPTIYEVIFGTMKMPITLSKSNEGESNSKSGSGRQNLGLPLSLIEKEENDEDDVELYTMGDDTSSIICGACGNRFAFSEYWILCNMCVTWYHARCVRTTPEQYEQLEEYRCPRCCRQKRART; encoded by the exons ATGGACCTGAATGGGAGACCTATCACTTCTTGGACAATCGATATGCTTTTCCGGGACTTCCTGGGCAGAAGAGCCGGCTTGATCAAGGCTCTCACCACTG ATTTTATTAAGTTCTATGAGCAGTGCGATCCAG AAAAACCCTACATGTGTCTTTATGGGTATCCTAATGAGACTTGGGAAGTAAAGGAAGCTCCTGTTGTTCCCCACGAATTTCCTGAACCATCCTTAGGGGTTAACTTCGCCAAAGATGAGATGAAATTAAAGGACTGGATTGCTCATATTGCAATCCATAGCGATATATGGATTTACTCTTATGCCTTCTATATTGCTGCACGTGCTGGCTTTGATGATAAGACCAG GTCACGGCTTTTCAATATGATAAATAGTAATCCTACTATATATGAGGTTATATTTGGAACTATGAAGATGCCCATAACCCTTAGCAAGAGCAATGAGGGTGAATCGAACTCCAAAAGT GGTTCAGGACGACAAAATCTGGGGTTGCCCTTGTCTTtgatagaaaaggaagagaacgaTGAGGATGATGTTGAACTATACACAATGGGAGACGACACTAGCAGTATCATCTGTGGTGCATGTGGAAACAGGTTTGCTTTTAGTGAATACTGGATATTATGCAACATGTGTGTGACATGGTATCATGCACGGTGTGTGAGGACTA